A portion of the Paenibacillus hamazuiensis genome contains these proteins:
- the rbsK gene encoding ribokinase → MFPIGKIVVVGSINMDFVYYVRNHPLPGETISSDKAELKSGGKGANQAVAAALAGGNVTLFGAVGNDPFGRDIVDGLGQYGVNTEKIVRKETTTGTAFITVNDAGENTIVIGEGANGRLSVEDLADLPGLLDPASVLLLQNEIPWSCAEYAIEAARKQGGKVYLNPAPAASVPKDIFPQIDVLVLNETEVEFFTGIRFDDDFSRVHQAADHLLQAGVKEVVVTLGDKGSFYMNRQGKVIYTSACRVNAVDTTAAGDTFIGTFIVERQRLSPLKECLLRAGAASAIAVSRAGAQESIPRADEVALFMKQLNIERQPED, encoded by the coding sequence GTGTTTCCTATCGGTAAGATCGTTGTTGTGGGCAGCATCAATATGGATTTCGTGTATTACGTGCGAAATCATCCGCTTCCGGGAGAGACGATTTCAAGCGATAAGGCGGAGCTGAAATCCGGCGGCAAAGGAGCCAATCAGGCGGTTGCCGCAGCGCTGGCCGGAGGAAACGTCACCTTGTTCGGAGCTGTGGGGAACGATCCGTTCGGTCGCGACATCGTAGACGGACTTGGACAGTATGGCGTAAACACCGAGAAGATTGTACGGAAGGAAACGACGACGGGAACCGCGTTTATCACCGTCAACGATGCAGGGGAAAACACGATCGTTATCGGCGAAGGGGCAAATGGCCGCTTATCCGTAGAGGATCTGGCCGATCTGCCGGGACTGCTCGATCCGGCCTCCGTGCTGCTTTTGCAGAACGAAATTCCGTGGAGCTGCGCGGAGTATGCGATTGAGGCGGCCCGCAAACAGGGCGGCAAGGTTTATTTGAATCCGGCTCCGGCTGCATCGGTCCCGAAGGACATTTTTCCGCAAATCGATGTGCTGGTATTAAATGAAACCGAAGTGGAATTTTTCACGGGCATCCGGTTTGACGACGATTTTTCGCGGGTGCATCAAGCTGCCGATCATCTCCTTCAGGCGGGCGTCAAAGAGGTCGTCGTTACGCTGGGGGATAAAGGTTCATTTTATATGAACAGGCAGGGCAAGGTCATTTACACTTCGGCCTGCCGGGTCAATGCCGTCGATACGACGGCCGCAGGGGATACGTTTATCGGCACCTTTATCGTAGAGCGGCAGCGTTTGTCGCCGCTTAAGGAATGCCTGCTCAGAGCAGGCGCGGCGTCGGCGATTGCTGTATCGCGGGCAGGCGCCCAGGAATCGATCCCGCGCGCGGATGAGGTTGCCTTGTTTATGAAGCAGCTGAACATCGAACGTCAGCCGGAGGACTGA
- a CDS encoding stalk domain-containing protein produces MRFWGTKTMASVAVALTLTLGAGGAAHAASSVSYETSTVTYNGKKFTVQWAAADLKDPYLRVMPVVAEAGIGHVESFADMMERTGAAAGVNGTFFDAYEPDETKRYPNGLMLGEGHPVRTGDNQSLAVGADKAPFVHKLKVQVSVKVKHNQAVYAFEPWGVNTYYGDETEGQVVVYTREFGDTITFTNAKKAVVENGRITALTEDEAAVPEEGYVIVVGHTPGNDTYLLPNLHVGDEVTLETAVHDTDLGTTGGIADYEAAIGVGPKLLTEGAVDVDFARDGFDDPKITQTANVRSFTGVDGEGRLVMGTVSSATVEEMAHVLAELGFVQAMNMDGGASSGLYVDGAIKRAPGRLLSNALIVKRYDRPQVQVAVNGQLIAGMRGFVTESGVTMVPFRGIFERIGAEFRWDGDARVLTAKRGAVELTLRPDAAQATVGGRSVPLDAAAVIVDGHMYIPLRFVAETLGAAVTWDQALYRASLQLK; encoded by the coding sequence ATGAGGTTTTGGGGGACGAAGACGATGGCTTCCGTTGCCGTGGCGCTGACGCTAACGCTCGGGGCGGGCGGTGCGGCGCACGCGGCCTCATCGGTATCTTATGAAACATCCACAGTAACTTATAACGGGAAAAAGTTTACGGTGCAGTGGGCCGCGGCCGACCTGAAGGACCCTTATCTGCGGGTCATGCCGGTGGTGGCTGAGGCCGGGATCGGCCATGTGGAAAGCTTCGCCGATATGATGGAGCGAACCGGCGCCGCTGCCGGCGTAAACGGGACGTTTTTCGACGCGTACGAGCCGGATGAAACGAAGCGGTACCCGAACGGACTTATGCTGGGCGAAGGTCATCCCGTGCGAACGGGAGACAACCAATCGCTCGCCGTAGGTGCGGACAAGGCGCCCTTCGTGCACAAGCTCAAGGTGCAGGTAAGCGTCAAGGTGAAGCATAATCAAGCGGTGTACGCGTTCGAGCCGTGGGGAGTCAATACGTATTACGGCGATGAGACGGAAGGCCAGGTCGTCGTTTACACGCGGGAGTTCGGAGATACGATCACGTTTACGAATGCGAAGAAAGCGGTGGTCGAGAACGGCCGCATTACGGCGCTCACGGAGGATGAAGCGGCGGTTCCCGAGGAAGGTTATGTGATCGTAGTCGGTCATACGCCCGGCAATGACACCTATTTGCTGCCCAACCTTCACGTCGGGGATGAGGTGACGCTGGAGACGGCGGTCCATGATACGGATCTCGGGACGACCGGCGGCATAGCAGACTACGAGGCGGCGATCGGCGTCGGGCCGAAGCTGCTTACGGAAGGCGCCGTCGACGTCGATTTTGCCCGCGACGGCTTCGACGATCCGAAAATCACGCAGACGGCGAACGTGCGAAGCTTCACCGGTGTGGACGGCGAGGGCCGGCTCGTTATGGGCACCGTCTCTTCCGCCACGGTGGAGGAGATGGCGCATGTGCTGGCGGAGCTGGGTTTCGTTCAAGCGATGAACATGGACGGCGGAGCCAGCTCCGGTTTGTATGTTGACGGGGCGATAAAACGCGCGCCGGGCCGGCTGCTGAGCAACGCGCTGATCGTCAAGCGTTACGACCGGCCGCAGGTGCAGGTCGCGGTGAACGGGCAGCTGATCGCCGGGATGCGCGGGTTTGTGACGGAAAGCGGCGTGACGATGGTGCCGTTTCGCGGCATTTTCGAGCGGATCGGCGCGGAATTCCGCTGGGACGGCGATGCCCGCGTGCTGACCGCGAAGCGCGGAGCGGTGGAGCTGACGCTGCGTCCGGATGCGGCGCAGGCGACGGTCGGCGGCCGCAGCGTTCCGCTCGACGCGGCGGCGGTGATCGTGGACGGGCACATGTACATCCCGCTCCGCTTCGTCGCAGAGACGCTGGGAGCCGCCGTCACGTGGGACCAGGCGCTGTACCGCGCTTCGCTGCAGCTGAAGTAG
- a CDS encoding MFS transporter, producing the protein MNRDDVSLGWRGHHEKSKKAIGNRGMRAVFTLYLVGISALISGLAQFFYNPILPQVQEELHTSMYWVNMTVTVYTVAMAAMQLVFGAVADRKGRRSALLAGMLLFVGASFGAAYATNVAALLVFRAIQGMGAAAIPVVAAAVISDLFQGSERTKAMGTYQFILALSPAIGPMIGGILGARFGHYGVFLFLAFVSAAAWFANLLWLKESRPAHSMPLKMNMGSFRLFLLNGKCAAVMVIDMTQALASTVVLVFIPTIFHDYFSLRPETTGVSFLLMSLTFMVFTKLSAAMANAWGIEKSFILGCWFNVLSLILFAVFVKVSVLAAFVLFCFFGASYGIAMPPPLSILAEMFREERATAIAMYNLCRFIGMALGPMIGSLLFLTHSAMLLFGMIAVIYGGGTALCQYLLMNTSRCARDY; encoded by the coding sequence TTGAACCGTGATGATGTATCCTTAGGCTGGAGGGGTCATCATGAGAAGTCCAAGAAAGCGATCGGCAATCGCGGTATGAGAGCAGTATTTACTTTATATCTGGTCGGGATAAGCGCCTTGATCAGCGGATTAGCGCAGTTTTTTTATAATCCCATCCTGCCTCAGGTGCAGGAAGAGCTGCATACTTCCATGTATTGGGTGAATATGACGGTAACGGTTTATACGGTGGCCATGGCGGCCATGCAATTGGTCTTCGGTGCCGTCGCAGATCGAAAAGGCAGAAGATCGGCACTTCTTGCAGGCATGCTGTTGTTTGTGGGCGCCTCGTTTGGGGCCGCTTACGCAACAAACGTGGCTGCACTTCTTGTTTTCCGGGCTATACAAGGTATGGGAGCGGCTGCGATTCCGGTTGTCGCCGCCGCGGTGATCTCCGATTTGTTTCAAGGCAGCGAGCGGACGAAAGCGATGGGAACGTACCAGTTCATCTTGGCATTATCGCCGGCAATCGGTCCGATGATTGGCGGCATCTTGGGAGCCCGGTTCGGACATTACGGCGTTTTTTTGTTTCTTGCCTTTGTCAGTGCTGCTGCTTGGTTCGCCAACTTGTTATGGCTTAAGGAGAGCAGGCCCGCTCATTCTATGCCGCTCAAAATGAATATGGGATCATTTCGATTATTTCTGTTAAACGGCAAATGCGCAGCGGTCATGGTAATCGACATGACGCAAGCACTTGCATCTACGGTGGTGCTTGTGTTCATCCCTACCATTTTTCACGACTATTTTTCGCTTCGGCCCGAAACGACCGGGGTATCGTTTTTGCTCATGTCACTGACTTTTATGGTATTTACCAAACTATCGGCAGCTATGGCAAACGCTTGGGGGATCGAAAAAAGCTTTATTCTGGGCTGCTGGTTTAACGTGCTTTCCCTGATCCTTTTTGCGGTATTTGTGAAGGTTTCAGTGCTTGCGGCGTTCGTATTGTTTTGTTTCTTCGGCGCCAGCTACGGTATAGCCATGCCTCCGCCGCTTTCGATATTGGCCGAGATGTTCCGTGAGGAGCGCGCTACGGCCATCGCGATGTACAATTTATGCCGATTTATAGGCATGGCTCTCGGTCCGATGATCGGATCGCTTTTGTTTTTAACTCATTCCGCCATGCTGCTCTTTGGTATGATTGCGGTGATTTATGGGGGAGGCACGGCATTATGCCAATATCTTCTTATGAATACAAGTCGATGCGCCAGGGATTATTAG
- a CDS encoding response regulator transcription factor, producing MYGLLIVDDEVHAAHGIESGIDWAALGVSDVYVAYNIRQAKEMFSARSIDLMICDIEMPQGNGLELLSWVKEHYETTECLFLTCHADFEYAKQALQLGSLDYLLKPVRYADLEAVVSKAIRKIETEREASKFTETLKHYYQLWSEHQPLLVERFWLDLINQTVSSQPEHIGEMMRKRNIPYEAGARFIPVLVSICGWNKDLTGRDEKIMEYALRNAAEHSLGLDGVKGGCVVQTAERTIFLFMPEAHLSASQNRLEETLKEYVDSCNKYFYCDLSCYVGVPTPLAAIHEAVGALLQMDLNNVTHSRKVYRLNEISSIPKQLAAPDIGHWLELLKQGEKAPLLAEMDGYFERMRQAQCDAKQLTQLYHDFLQMVYHVLQLKGLQAHLIFAEDSSPRQAAHVTRSVSHFQEWVKRVVETAIDSIRSVEESHTVIDRVKRYIAEHIEKDLSRDDIADYVFLSPDYLSRIFKKETGMSLSDYLIEEKFKFAQQILVQSDKPISEIAASIGYTNFSHFSKMFKRVTDMNPLEFRKKHRR from the coding sequence ATGTACGGATTACTAATCGTTGATGATGAAGTTCACGCCGCTCATGGTATCGAATCCGGCATCGATTGGGCAGCGCTTGGGGTATCGGACGTCTATGTGGCTTATAACATCCGGCAGGCGAAGGAGATGTTCTCTGCCCGTTCCATAGACTTAATGATTTGCGACATCGAGATGCCGCAAGGTAACGGACTTGAATTGTTATCGTGGGTCAAGGAACATTATGAGACGACCGAGTGTCTCTTTTTAACATGTCATGCCGATTTTGAATATGCGAAACAAGCACTTCAGCTGGGAAGTTTGGATTATTTATTGAAGCCGGTAAGATATGCAGATCTTGAAGCCGTTGTCAGCAAAGCGATTCGAAAGATCGAAACCGAACGTGAAGCGAGCAAGTTTACGGAAACATTAAAGCATTATTACCAGCTTTGGTCCGAACATCAACCTCTGCTGGTAGAACGTTTCTGGCTGGATCTCATCAACCAAACGGTTTCCTCACAGCCGGAGCATATCGGCGAAATGATGAGAAAACGCAATATTCCTTATGAGGCTGGAGCCAGATTCATCCCTGTGCTCGTTTCTATCTGCGGATGGAATAAGGATTTGACGGGGCGCGATGAAAAAATAATGGAATACGCGCTGCGCAATGCGGCTGAACACAGCCTTGGGCTGGATGGAGTGAAGGGAGGGTGCGTGGTGCAAACGGCGGAAAGAACCATTTTTCTGTTCATGCCGGAGGCCCACTTATCGGCTTCACAAAATCGATTGGAGGAAACGTTAAAGGAATACGTAGATTCCTGCAACAAATATTTTTATTGCGATTTGTCATGTTATGTAGGTGTTCCGACGCCCCTCGCTGCGATTCATGAAGCTGTGGGAGCCTTGCTTCAAATGGACTTGAATAATGTGACCCATTCGAGGAAAGTGTACCGGTTGAACGAGATCTCGTCCATTCCGAAGCAACTGGCGGCGCCGGATATCGGCCATTGGTTGGAATTGCTGAAACAAGGGGAGAAAGCGCCTCTGCTTGCCGAAATGGACGGCTATTTTGAGCGGATGCGGCAGGCTCAATGCGACGCTAAACAATTGACGCAGCTGTATCACGATTTTCTGCAAATGGTGTACCATGTGCTTCAGCTGAAAGGACTGCAGGCTCATCTGATTTTCGCCGAAGATTCGTCGCCGCGGCAAGCGGCGCACGTAACGCGATCGGTGTCCCATTTTCAGGAGTGGGTGAAACGAGTCGTTGAAACGGCCATCGACAGCATTCGTTCCGTGGAGGAATCGCATACGGTGATTGACCGGGTGAAACGGTATATTGCCGAGCATATCGAGAAGGATTTGTCCCGGGACGACATCGCGGATTACGTATTTTTGAGCCCGGATTACTTATCTCGCATTTTTAAAAAAGAAACAGGGATGTCCCTGTCCGATTATTTGATCGAGGAGAAGTTTAAATTCGCCCAGCAAATACTGGTTCAATCGGATAAGCCGATCAGCGAAATAGCCGCTTCGATCGGGTATACGAATTTTTCGCATTTCTCGAAAATGTTTAAGCGTGTAACGGATATGAACCCGCTCGAGTTCCGAAAAAAGCATAGAAGGTAA
- a CDS encoding sugar phosphate isomerase/epimerase family protein, giving the protein MSLSMGLQLFSVKNALKQDYIGTLEKVAAIGYKNLEMVIRKTDEGLSLGGELSTKEVRAQLDRLGMKAVGCHTRVNEETEWEGIIEANHIIGSPAIGCSIAFFSNKDDVLRFCESFNQYGELCKTNGLALYYHNHFQEFQQFEGETVMDIMLSNMEEGLIHFEFDSYWAVRGGVDPIAWLHKLGNRCKKLHQKDLPAAAQPVNWFDVFGANSNITIDELYKTQDPAHFCEVGSGTLNIRAIIEAARSIGSAEYIFVEQDVTARDEVEGVAISYGNLERLLKEA; this is encoded by the coding sequence ATGAGTTTATCCATGGGATTGCAATTATTCTCGGTAAAAAACGCGCTCAAGCAAGATTATATCGGTACGCTGGAAAAAGTGGCGGCCATCGGCTATAAGAACCTGGAGATGGTGATTCGAAAAACCGACGAGGGATTGAGCCTTGGAGGCGAGCTGTCAACGAAGGAAGTGCGTGCACAGTTAGATCGGCTTGGGATGAAAGCGGTCGGCTGTCATACCCGTGTTAATGAAGAGACGGAATGGGAAGGGATCATCGAGGCCAATCATATTATTGGCAGCCCTGCGATCGGCTGTTCCATCGCTTTTTTCTCGAATAAGGACGATGTGCTCCGATTTTGCGAATCGTTCAACCAATATGGCGAGCTTTGTAAAACGAATGGGCTCGCTCTGTATTATCATAATCATTTTCAGGAGTTTCAGCAGTTCGAAGGCGAGACCGTGATGGACATCATGCTGAGCAACATGGAGGAAGGTTTAATACATTTCGAGTTCGACTCCTACTGGGCGGTAAGAGGAGGAGTAGACCCGATCGCATGGCTTCATAAGCTGGGGAATCGCTGCAAAAAGCTGCATCAGAAGGATTTGCCGGCTGCCGCACAGCCCGTGAATTGGTTCGATGTGTTTGGAGCAAACAGCAACATCACGATCGACGAACTGTATAAAACGCAGGATCCCGCGCATTTCTGCGAGGTCGGATCAGGAACATTAAATATACGCGCGATTATCGAAGCTGCGCGAAGCATCGGCTCCGCCGAGTATATCTTTGTCGAGCAGGATGTTACGGCGAGAGATGAAGTGGAAGGCGTCGCTATCAGCTACGGCAATTTGGAGCGATTATTGAAAGAAGCATAG
- a CDS encoding ABC transporter permease produces the protein MEQRKTVTTASSKRWQRFRRYLPLMLMVVPGFIYLLINNYLPMLGVIIAFKNVNFAKGILGSDWIGFKNFEFLFKTSDAWIITRNTILYNVVFIVLNFSAAIGAAIVLNEIKNRFMSRFYQSVILLPHLISTVIIGYLVFSLLSMETGFMNKTLLPLFGAEEVPWYSEPGYWPYILTLVSVWKGAGYFCVIFLAAIVGIDHEYYEAATIDGASKWQQIFKITLPLITPVIVIMSLIAIGRIFYSDFGLFYQVPLNAGALTTTTNVIDTYVYRALLNLGDLGMASAAGVYQSLVGFVLVLGSNYIVRKINKDNALF, from the coding sequence ATGGAGCAGAGAAAAACCGTAACCACCGCCTCCTCCAAACGATGGCAGAGGTTTAGACGGTATCTCCCACTCATGCTGATGGTCGTCCCCGGATTTATTTATTTGCTGATCAACAACTACTTGCCGATGCTCGGAGTGATCATCGCTTTCAAAAACGTGAATTTCGCGAAGGGGATTCTCGGCAGCGATTGGATCGGGTTCAAAAACTTCGAGTTTCTTTTTAAAACCAGCGATGCATGGATCATTACAAGAAATACCATTCTATATAACGTGGTGTTCATTGTACTGAACTTTTCGGCGGCTATCGGCGCCGCTATCGTTTTGAACGAAATTAAAAACCGGTTTATGTCGCGGTTCTATCAAAGCGTGATCCTGCTTCCGCATTTGATATCGACCGTTATCATCGGCTATCTCGTTTTTTCATTGCTGAGCATGGAGACAGGCTTTATGAATAAAACGCTGCTCCCGCTGTTCGGAGCAGAGGAGGTTCCTTGGTACAGCGAGCCCGGGTATTGGCCTTATATATTAACCTTGGTCAGCGTCTGGAAAGGCGCCGGATACTTCTGCGTCATCTTCCTCGCGGCAATCGTAGGGATCGATCACGAATATTATGAGGCAGCTACGATCGATGGAGCGAGCAAATGGCAGCAAATATTCAAAATTACGCTTCCGCTGATCACGCCGGTTATCGTCATCATGAGCTTGATTGCCATCGGCCGCATCTTTTATTCGGATTTCGGACTGTTTTACCAGGTTCCGCTGAATGCCGGGGCGCTAACTACAACGACCAACGTTATCGATACTTATGTATACCGCGCTTTGCTTAATCTCGGAGATCTCGGAATGGCTTCCGCAGCAGGAGTATATCAATCTTTGGTCGGTTTCGTTCTGGTGCTCGGCTCCAACTATATTGTGCGAAAAATCAATAAAGACAATGCATTATTTTAA
- a CDS encoding carbohydrate ABC transporter permease produces the protein MGKTTKYGQWALHALFLLISAAALLPFLLLVSSSITDEQEIIKSGYSLFPSQISFAAYDYLMKDAEAILRSYGISVAVTVIGTIASLLMISLFAYPISRKDMPFRNGLSFYVFFTMLFNGGLVPTYYVYTQILDLKNTIWALIIPILLLNGFYVLLARTFFATSIPVPVIESAYIDGAGEFRIFFRIVMPLSLPILATIGLFQVIHYWNDWFNALIFVTDSKLFSLQYLLNKILLDIQFLSSSEMGGNQAEMIAALPKESVRMAMAVIGVIPILVSYPFFQKYFVKGLTVGAVKG, from the coding sequence ATGGGGAAAACTACAAAATACGGTCAATGGGCGCTGCATGCGCTCTTCCTGCTGATATCCGCTGCAGCCCTGCTGCCATTCCTGCTGCTCGTATCGTCTTCCATCACCGATGAGCAAGAAATTATTAAAAGCGGTTATTCGTTATTTCCGTCACAGATCAGCTTTGCCGCCTACGACTACCTGATGAAGGATGCGGAAGCGATTTTGCGATCCTACGGCATTTCGGTAGCGGTTACAGTCATCGGCACGATCGCCAGTCTGCTCATGATTTCACTGTTCGCTTATCCGATTTCCCGCAAAGATATGCCTTTTCGAAACGGCTTGTCGTTTTACGTGTTCTTCACTATGCTGTTTAACGGCGGACTGGTGCCGACCTACTACGTGTATACGCAAATCCTCGATTTGAAAAACACGATTTGGGCTTTGATTATTCCTATCTTGCTGCTCAACGGCTTTTATGTACTGCTGGCGCGCACGTTTTTTGCGACCTCCATTCCGGTACCGGTTATTGAATCGGCATATATCGACGGCGCAGGGGAGTTTCGAATTTTCTTCCGAATCGTTATGCCGTTATCGCTGCCCATTCTTGCAACCATCGGTTTGTTTCAAGTGATTCATTACTGGAACGATTGGTTTAACGCATTGATCTTCGTGACCGACAGCAAGCTGTTCAGTCTGCAGTATTTGCTCAATAAAATCCTGCTGGATATCCAGTTTTTGAGCTCTTCGGAGATGGGGGGCAATCAAGCGGAAATGATCGCGGCGCTTCCGAAGGAAAGCGTGCGGATGGCAATGGCGGTCATCGGCGTGATTCCGATTTTGGTCAGCTACCCGTTCTTCCAGAAGTATTTTGTGAAAGGACTTACCGTCGGGGCCGTTAAGGGGTAA
- a CDS encoding ABC transporter substrate-binding protein — protein sequence MKKGFRMMTALMAVCVTSAAVLTACSTKSNEPAKPSAGGAAQEAKPGSNLPPAELAMAFFTTSSQTQGIAAVQEELSKLTKAKINATVKLVPVSYGSYLQQMNLMQASGEKLDLFVSGLGQYSTQVAQGRLMPLDDLLNKYGSNIKKYVDAPFLDAARINGKLYSIPGIRDLASDRGIAMRKDLIDKYKIDVSKIKTFDDLDAVFKTIKDNEPGVTPLVSYQANSNPADTMLGTKFDNLDDGLGVMALDDSSLKVMNLYDNKFYTDTLNTVRRWYTAGYIPKDAAVTKDNANDLIKAGRAFSYFTTMKPGYAQQASRAAGKEIVTVSFSDPNIVTLNLTRFNWAISNNSKEPERAMMFLDLMYSDKDIINLLAWGIEGKDYVKKSDNMIDYPEGVTASTVQYGLNQGWLFGNQFLSYVFSPDPADLWQQMDKFNKGAIKSKALGFTPDMTSLKTESVAVMNVVNQYKNGLHTGTLDPQSVLPEFNKKLKDAGIDKIIAEKQKQLDEWAKTKKQ from the coding sequence ATGAAAAAAGGATTCCGCATGATGACCGCGCTTATGGCCGTATGTGTCACTTCGGCTGCGGTGCTGACCGCATGTTCAACCAAAAGCAATGAACCCGCTAAGCCTTCTGCAGGGGGAGCCGCTCAAGAAGCAAAACCGGGGTCTAATTTGCCGCCGGCCGAGCTGGCGATGGCTTTTTTTACAACGTCTTCCCAGACACAGGGCATTGCGGCCGTTCAAGAGGAGCTCAGCAAGCTGACCAAAGCGAAAATCAACGCAACGGTGAAGCTGGTGCCGGTCAGTTACGGCTCCTATCTTCAACAAATGAACCTGATGCAGGCTTCCGGCGAAAAGCTCGATTTGTTTGTGAGCGGGCTTGGCCAATATTCGACGCAGGTGGCTCAAGGCAGGCTGATGCCGCTTGACGATCTGCTCAATAAATACGGATCGAATATTAAAAAGTATGTGGATGCTCCTTTCCTCGATGCGGCGCGCATTAACGGAAAATTGTACTCCATCCCGGGCATCCGCGACCTTGCTTCGGACCGAGGGATTGCGATGCGCAAAGATCTGATCGACAAGTATAAAATCGATGTGAGCAAGATCAAAACGTTTGACGATTTGGATGCTGTTTTCAAAACGATTAAAGATAATGAACCCGGCGTAACTCCATTAGTGAGCTATCAAGCTAACTCGAATCCTGCGGACACGATGCTCGGCACCAAATTCGATAATTTGGACGATGGGCTCGGCGTCATGGCGCTCGATGACAGCAGCCTGAAAGTAATGAATCTTTACGATAACAAATTTTACACGGATACCCTGAACACGGTCAGAAGATGGTACACCGCAGGGTATATCCCCAAAGACGCGGCTGTCACGAAGGACAATGCCAACGACCTCATCAAAGCGGGGCGCGCCTTCTCCTACTTTACAACCATGAAGCCGGGTTATGCGCAGCAAGCTTCGAGAGCGGCGGGGAAAGAAATTGTGACGGTCAGTTTCTCCGATCCGAATATTGTGACCCTTAATCTTACCCGGTTTAACTGGGCGATTTCGAACAACTCGAAAGAACCGGAAAGAGCGATGATGTTCCTGGATCTGATGTATTCGGATAAAGATATCATCAATTTGCTGGCGTGGGGCATCGAAGGCAAGGATTACGTCAAGAAATCCGACAATATGATCGACTACCCGGAAGGGGTTACGGCAAGTACGGTCCAGTACGGGCTCAATCAAGGCTGGCTTTTCGGCAATCAGTTCTTATCCTATGTATTTTCCCCGGATCCGGCCGATTTATGGCAGCAAATGGACAAGTTTAATAAAGGAGCGATCAAGTCGAAAGCGCTTGGATTTACTCCGGACATGACTTCGTTAAAGACGGAAAGCGTTGCGGTCATGAATGTTGTTAACCAATACAAAAACGGCCTGCATACAGGGACGCTGGACCCGCAATCGGTACTGCCGGAATTCAACAAAAAGCTGAAAGACGCCGGGATCGATAAAATCATCGCGGAGAAGCAGAAGCAGCTGGATGAATGGGCAAAAACGAAAAAGCAATGA